In Zea mays cultivar B73 chromosome 7, Zm-B73-REFERENCE-NAM-5.0, whole genome shotgun sequence, the following proteins share a genomic window:
- the LOC103632806 gene encoding uncharacterized protein isoform X1, whose protein sequence is MHLSFHPPAPSHLPRRGGVAPTTTPSFVLRRNQRRRRHHHRPYRLAPRASLSDLIANLPSSLALVGPAALAAAAAVATSFSSWSSSSQTSLPPPPQESEDYNACGDVAGEWVLFTSPAPFNRCVLLRCPSVSFEDGLDGVNERLLTEERHYVNLSRGCIPVVRGGDGAYDISYQRICIALEDGGVIALDWPDNLYLDKEHGLDSTVLMVPGTHEGSMERNIKVFVLDALNNGYFPIVMNPRGCGGSPVTTPRLFTAADSDDICTVVQFINSKRPWTTLMGVGWGYGANMLTKYLVEVGESTPLTAAVCIDNPFDIEEATRSFPHHITLDEKLTAGLVDILRSNKELFQGKAKGFNVQKALSASCLRDFDVAISMVSHGFDTLHDFYAEISTRLSVAHVRIPLLFIQSDDGTVPLLAVPRSSISENPFTSLLFCSCVHSTMSMFQRYSVLWCQNLALEWLSAVEFALLKGRHPLIKDVDITINPSKGLAFVEPQVNQRKSPKGNSFRQHSELILYNNVAHGINGLLVDSANKYSGAQNKENGQLNNNGDIGTVDKDLEEELEESSEDVEKGQALQSASLVMNMLDATMPGTLNDDQKKKVLVAVEQGETLVKALEEAVPEDVRGKLTASVTEILHSKRETFSLGALNRLGWNNVRPTTTKTLAQEKLKDSDHESGLKDTKMVDQNRISATAFEGDLKDINMTNDDKPGESIESSQGKPSQTSEPVGTATEIGTEQPYKSDKANYGTNDSSEGQHITEQDNEMTPKQVSDDQSVANCNGPSKEREQSADATTDQNLQSNTTTEKEGDTSRTGEDKTAHNVNDQSTQVSKTEESKPSPITVTQALDALTGFDDSTQMAVNSVFGVLENMIDQFEKQQDSENGESADGNDGITSVDETESHVKENTENVSSGEDINHSSKQPEGSSPGKTDSIMSKYDCAFGEENPNLSIVSYGRGKMRYYRGNKVGDHVGADGIERVSGLPDYLLDIAVNSYLKAQYAMYLREFLYTELQLKSPESNSATDLFLDPQEGKWKIEEQMGNVQNDNFESSQESSKMDNAIEPPYFIPGKNPDIAYKSNKWNNTVATRSKPGNDLNEALTHFVRDELSSALKIEVGRKIGITDTKQLERSLANDVEQIAAEVSKTVVLDCELYSAIHVQRSPTTIKFGSTHGKNVVEAVSTAVQQSQHLRNILPVGVIVGVTLACLRNYFHVGVSKHGDHMIATMKSDIFGEEVIVQDSSKENVQDSGKANTNDNNIEKTSGENQQDMTKSQGQDMMVGAVTAALGASALVAHQQNKDENCKDFVEIEGAKHEETAQEKSQNSLMSSFAEKAMSVAGPVVPTKGDGEVDHERLVAVLAELGQKGGFLRFIGKIALLWGGIRGAMSLTDRLISFLRISERPLFQRIMGFSLMVLILWSPVVIPLLPTLVQSWTISASTGIIGYACIVGLYISIMILVMLWGKRIRGYEDPVEQYGMNIWSASRLREFFQGLVGGVTVVGLVHSISILLGFAAFRTGFSSSLARPLDLLKSSSNVFLLALRGLATATSIAVVEEMVFRSWLPEEIAVDLGYYNAILISGLVFSLIHRSLPSVPGFLLLSLVLFGLRQRTQGKLAAPIGLRSGIMTASYLIQSSGVLTSKPETPFWMISTYHLHPFDGVIGLSICSLLAIFFFPQKPVQKDTSV, encoded by the exons ATGCATCTCTCCTTCCATCCCCCTGCTCCGTCGCATCTCCCTCGCCGGGGCGGCGTCGCACCAACCACAACCCCATCCTTCGTCCTCCGGAGGAACCAGCGGAGGCGGCGCCACCACCACCGCCCGTACCGCCTAGCCCCCCGCGCCTCTCTCTCAGACCTCATCGCCAACCTCCCCTCCTCCCTCGCGCTCGTAGGTCCCGCGGCGCTCGCGGCTGCGGCCGCGGTCGCCACCTCTTtctcctcctggtcctcctcgTCCCAGACCAGCCTCCCGCCGCCGCCCCAGGAATCCGAGGACTACAACGCGTGCGGGGATGTCGCGGGCGAGTGGGTTCTCTTCACCAGCCCGGCGCCATTCAACCGCTGCGTGCTGCTGCGTTGCCCGTCCGTGTCTTTCGAGGACGGGCTCGACGGCGTCAACGAGCGCCTCCTCACCGAGGAGCGGCACTACGTGAATCTGAGCAGGGGCTGCATCCCCGTGGTGCGCGGCGGGGACGGTGCCTATGATATCTCTTACCAGAGGATTTGCATCGCCCTGGAGGACGGTGGGGTGATCGCGCTCGATTGGCCTGATAATTTGTACTTGGACAAAGAGCATGGACTGGATTCCACGGTGCTTATGGTGCCTGGTACGCACGAGGGGAGCATGGAGAGGAACATTAAGGTGTTCGTGTTAGATGCACTGAACAACGGGTACTTTCCTATTGTAATGAACCCCAGAGGGTGCGGCGGCTCCCCGGTCACTACCCCAAG GTTATTTACAGCAGCTGACAGTGATGATATCTGCACAGTGGTACAGTTTATAAACAGCAAGAGACCTTGGACAACACTAATGGGTGTTGGATGGGGCTATGGGGCAAATATGCTTACAAAGTACCTCGTGGAAGTTGGAGAGTCGACTCCTCTTACTGCTGCTGTTTGTATTGACAACCCTTTTGATATAGAAGAAGCAACGAGATCATTTCCTCATCATATAACTCTTGATGAAAAGCTCACAGCTGGCCTGGTTGATATTTTGCGTTCTAATAAG GAACTCTTTCAAGGTAAAGCTAAAGGTTTCAATGTTCAAAAGGCTTTATCAGCCAGTTGTTTGCGTGACTTCGATGTTGCTATATCCATGGTTTCACATGGGTTCGATACTCTTCATGACTTCTATGCTGAAATTAGTACAAGGCTGTCAGTTGCCCATGTTAGAATACCTCTACTTTTTATACAG AGTGATGATGGGACTGTGCCGCTTCTTGCAGTGCCCCGCAGTTCAATATCAGAAAATCCTTTCACAAGCCTTCTCTTTTGTTCTTGTGTACACTCCACTATGTCCATGTTTCAGAGATACAGTGTGTTATGGTGCCAGAACCTTGCCTTAGAG TGGTTATCAGCAGTTGAGTTTGCTCTTCTGAAGGGTCGCCATCCACTTATCAAAGATGTGGACATCACAATTAACCCGTCCAAAGGTCTAGCATTTGTTGAACCTCAAGTGAATCAAAGGAAATCTCCAAAAGGAAATAGTTTTCGTCAACATTCTGAGCTTATTTTGTATAATAATGTTGCACATGGAATAAATGGACTGCTAGTTGAttctgcaaataagtactctggtGCTCAAAACAAAGAAAATGGGCAGTTGAATAATAATGGTGACATAGGAACTGTAGACAAAGATCTGGAAGAAGAGTTAGAAGAGAGTTCTGAAGATGTTGAGAAAGGTCAGGCACTACAATCAGCAAGTCTTGTGATGAATATGCTAGATGCTACAATGCCTGGCACTCTCAATGATGATCAGAAGAAGAAG GTTCTGGTAGCTGTGGAGCAAGGGGAGACTCTTGTGAAGGCTCTAGAAGAAGCTGTACCTGAAGACGTGCGCGGAAAACTTACAGCTTCTGTAACTGAAATTTTACATTCCAAACGAGAAACTTTCAGTTTAGGTGCATTGAATCGACTTGGCTGGAACAATGTAAGACCAACCACTACCAAGACATTGGCCCAGGAAAAGCTCAAAGATTCAGATCATGAAAGCGGGCTTAAGGATACCAAAATGGTTGATCAGAACAGGATTTCTGCAACCGCTTTTGAGGGGGATCTGAAAGACATTAATATGACAAATGATGATAAACCTGGAGAAAGCATCGAATCGTCACAGGGAAAGCCTTCTCAAACTTCTGAACCTGTTGGAACAGCGACAGAAATTGGAACTGAACAGCCTTATAAATCAGATAAAGCTAATTATGGAACCAATGATAGCAGTGAAGGGCAGCATATAACAGAACAGGACAATGAAATGACTCCAAAGCAAGTTTCTGATGATCAGTCAGTGGCCAACTGTAATGGGCCTTCTAAAGAAAGGGAGCAATCAGCAGATGCTACAACAGACCAGAATCTACAATCTAACACAACAACAGAAAAGGAAGGTGACACAAGTCGCACAGGTGAAGATAAGACTGCTCATAATGTGAATGATCAAAGCACACAAGTCTCTAAAACAGAAGAATCAAAACCTTCCCCCATTACTGTGACCCAGGCATTAGATGCATTAACTGGGTTTGATGACTCGACTCAAATGGCTGTCAACAGTGTTTTTGGAGTTCTTGAAAATATGATTGATCAGTTTGAGAAACAACAGGACTCTGAGAATGGTGAAAGTGCTGATGGAAATGATGGTATCACTTCCGTGGATGAGACAGAATCTCATGTGAAAGAGAATACAGAGAATGTGTCAAGTGGAGAAGATATAAACCACTCATCTAAACAACCAGAAGGTAGCAGTCCTGGAAAAACTGATTCAATCATGTCCAAATATGATTGTGCTTTTGGTGAGGAAAATCCCAATTTAAGCATTGTTTCATATGGTAGAGGAAAAATGAGATATTACCGAGGAAACAAAGTTGGTGATCATGTGGGTGCTGATGGTATCGAGCGAGTCAGTGGCTTGCCTGACTATTTATTAGATATAGCTGTCAACTCTTACTTGAAGGCGCAATATGCAATGTATCTTCGTGAATTTCTTTACACAGAATTGCAACTCAAATCACCAGAGTCTAATTCAGCAACTGATCTTTTCCTTGATCCACAAGAGGGTAAATGGAAAATTGAAGAACAGATGGGCAATGTGCAAAATGACAATTTTGAATCCTCACAAGAGTCATCTAAGATGGACAATGCTATTGAGCCACCCTACTTTATACCAGGAAAAAATCCAGACATCGCATACAAGTCCAATAAATGGAATAATACAGTAGCAACCAGGTCAAAACCTGGTAATGATTTGAACGAGGCACTTACACACTTTGTTAGAGATGAACTATCAAGTGCCCTTAAAATTGAAGTTGGTCGCAAAATAGGGATAACAGATACTAAGCAACTTGAAAGGAGTCTTGCAAATGATGTAGAACAGATTGCTGCTGAAGTTTCTAAAACTGTTGTCCTTGACTGTGAGTTGTATTCAGCCATACATGTGCAAAGAAGTCCAACAACTATCAAGTTTGGTTCAACACATGGAAAAAATGTTGTTGAAGCTGTGTCGACTGCAGTTCAGCAATCTCAGCATCTGAGGAATATTCTTCCTGTCGGTGTCATAGTTGGTGTAACTTTGGCATGTTTGAGAAATTACTTCCATGTTGGTGTCTCTAAGCATGGTGACCATATGATAGCCACTATGAAGTCAGATATTTTTGGTGAGGAAGTTATTGTTCAGGACAGCAGCAAAGAGAATGTTCAGGATAGTGGAAAAGCAAATACAAACGATAATAATATTGAAAAAACCAGTGGGGAGAACCAGCAGGATATGACGAAGTCACAGGGTCAAGATATGATGGTCGGGGCTGTGACGGCTGCCCTAGGTGCTTCTGCTTTGGTAGCACATCAA CAAAATAAGGATGAAAATTGCAAGGATTTTGTTGAGATAGAAGGTGCCAAACATGAGGAAACTGCACAGGAAAAGAGCCAGAACAGTTTGATGAGCAGTTTTGCTGAGAAAGCCATGTCTGTGGCAGGACCTGTAGTTCCCACAAAGGGTGATGGTGAGGTTGATCATGAAAG GCTTGTTGCAGTTCTAGCTGAACTCGGACAAAAGGGTGGGTTTTTGAGGTTCATTGGAAAAATTGCTCTACTCTGGGGCGGAATTCGTGGTGCTATGAGCTTAACTGATAGGCTTATCTCATTCTTACGTATCAGTGAGCGGCCCTTATTTCAGAG GATTATGGGATTTTCTTTAATGGTTCTCATCCTATGGTCCCCTGTTGTGATTCCTCTACTGCCAACGCTTGTTCAAAGTTGGACAATAAGTGCTTCAACGGGGATTATCGGATATGCTTGCATTGTTGGATTGTACATTTCTATAATGATACTTGTCATGCTGTGGGGCAAAAGGATACGTGGCTATGAGGATCCAGTTGAGCAATATGGGATGAATATTTGGTCGGCGTCTAGG CTGCGAGAGTTTTTTCAAGGTTTGGTTGGAGGCGTAACGGTCGTAGGGTTGGTGCACTCGATAAGCATTCTACTCGGTTTTGCAGCGTTTCGGACAGGGTTCTCTTCATCTTTAGCTAGACCCCTTGATCTTCTCAAGTCTTCTAGTAATGTGTTTCTGCTAGCTCTTCGAGGGCTTGCCACAGCAACTAGCATTGCTGTTGTGGAAGAAATGGTTTTCAGATCATGGCTTCCAGAGGAAATTGCAGTTGATCTTGGTTACTACAATGCCATTCTGATATCTGGACTTGTGTTTTCTCTAATTCATCG GTCACTACCCTCAGTACCAGGTTTCTTGCTACTTTCTCTGGTACTTTTTGGGCTTAGGCAGAGGACACAAGGAAAGCTTGCTGCACCCATTGGCCTACGTTCTGGAATCATGACTGCCAGTTATTTAATACAAAGCAGTGGTGTTTTAACATCCAAACCTGAAACACCGTTTTGGATGATTAGCACTTACCATCTGCATCCTTTTGATGGTGTTATCGGCTTAAGTATCTGCTCCTTGCTTGCTATCTTTTTCTTCCCTCAAAAGCCTGTTCAGAAGGATACATCTGTGTGA
- the LOC103632806 gene encoding uncharacterized protein isoform X2, whose translation MGVGWGYGANMLTKYLVEVGESTPLTAAVCIDNPFDIEEATRSFPHHITLDEKLTAGLVDILRSNKELFQGKAKGFNVQKALSASCLRDFDVAISMVSHGFDTLHDFYAEISTRLSVAHVRIPLLFIQSDDGTVPLLAVPRSSISENPFTSLLFCSCVHSTMSMFQRYSVLWCQNLALEWLSAVEFALLKGRHPLIKDVDITINPSKGLAFVEPQVNQRKSPKGNSFRQHSELILYNNVAHGINGLLVDSANKYSGAQNKENGQLNNNGDIGTVDKDLEEELEESSEDVEKGQALQSASLVMNMLDATMPGTLNDDQKKKVLVAVEQGETLVKALEEAVPEDVRGKLTASVTEILHSKRETFSLGALNRLGWNNVRPTTTKTLAQEKLKDSDHESGLKDTKMVDQNRISATAFEGDLKDINMTNDDKPGESIESSQGKPSQTSEPVGTATEIGTEQPYKSDKANYGTNDSSEGQHITEQDNEMTPKQVSDDQSVANCNGPSKEREQSADATTDQNLQSNTTTEKEGDTSRTGEDKTAHNVNDQSTQVSKTEESKPSPITVTQALDALTGFDDSTQMAVNSVFGVLENMIDQFEKQQDSENGESADGNDGITSVDETESHVKENTENVSSGEDINHSSKQPEGSSPGKTDSIMSKYDCAFGEENPNLSIVSYGRGKMRYYRGNKVGDHVGADGIERVSGLPDYLLDIAVNSYLKAQYAMYLREFLYTELQLKSPESNSATDLFLDPQEGKWKIEEQMGNVQNDNFESSQESSKMDNAIEPPYFIPGKNPDIAYKSNKWNNTVATRSKPGNDLNEALTHFVRDELSSALKIEVGRKIGITDTKQLERSLANDVEQIAAEVSKTVVLDCELYSAIHVQRSPTTIKFGSTHGKNVVEAVSTAVQQSQHLRNILPVGVIVGVTLACLRNYFHVGVSKHGDHMIATMKSDIFGEEVIVQDSSKENVQDSGKANTNDNNIEKTSGENQQDMTKSQGQDMMVGAVTAALGASALVAHQQNKDENCKDFVEIEGAKHEETAQEKSQNSLMSSFAEKAMSVAGPVVPTKGDGEVDHERLVAVLAELGQKGGFLRFIGKIALLWGGIRGAMSLTDRLISFLRISERPLFQRIMGFSLMVLILWSPVVIPLLPTLVQSWTISASTGIIGYACIVGLYISIMILVMLWGKRIRGYEDPVEQYGMNIWSASRLREFFQGLVGGVTVVGLVHSISILLGFAAFRTGFSSSLARPLDLLKSSSNVFLLALRGLATATSIAVVEEMVFRSWLPEEIAVDLGYYNAILISGLVFSLIHRSLPSVPGFLLLSLVLFGLRQRTQGKLAAPIGLRSGIMTASYLIQSSGVLTSKPETPFWMISTYHLHPFDGVIGLSICSLLAIFFFPQKPVQKDTSV comes from the exons ATGGGTGTTGGATGGGGCTATGGGGCAAATATGCTTACAAAGTACCTCGTGGAAGTTGGAGAGTCGACTCCTCTTACTGCTGCTGTTTGTATTGACAACCCTTTTGATATAGAAGAAGCAACGAGATCATTTCCTCATCATATAACTCTTGATGAAAAGCTCACAGCTGGCCTGGTTGATATTTTGCGTTCTAATAAG GAACTCTTTCAAGGTAAAGCTAAAGGTTTCAATGTTCAAAAGGCTTTATCAGCCAGTTGTTTGCGTGACTTCGATGTTGCTATATCCATGGTTTCACATGGGTTCGATACTCTTCATGACTTCTATGCTGAAATTAGTACAAGGCTGTCAGTTGCCCATGTTAGAATACCTCTACTTTTTATACAG AGTGATGATGGGACTGTGCCGCTTCTTGCAGTGCCCCGCAGTTCAATATCAGAAAATCCTTTCACAAGCCTTCTCTTTTGTTCTTGTGTACACTCCACTATGTCCATGTTTCAGAGATACAGTGTGTTATGGTGCCAGAACCTTGCCTTAGAG TGGTTATCAGCAGTTGAGTTTGCTCTTCTGAAGGGTCGCCATCCACTTATCAAAGATGTGGACATCACAATTAACCCGTCCAAAGGTCTAGCATTTGTTGAACCTCAAGTGAATCAAAGGAAATCTCCAAAAGGAAATAGTTTTCGTCAACATTCTGAGCTTATTTTGTATAATAATGTTGCACATGGAATAAATGGACTGCTAGTTGAttctgcaaataagtactctggtGCTCAAAACAAAGAAAATGGGCAGTTGAATAATAATGGTGACATAGGAACTGTAGACAAAGATCTGGAAGAAGAGTTAGAAGAGAGTTCTGAAGATGTTGAGAAAGGTCAGGCACTACAATCAGCAAGTCTTGTGATGAATATGCTAGATGCTACAATGCCTGGCACTCTCAATGATGATCAGAAGAAGAAG GTTCTGGTAGCTGTGGAGCAAGGGGAGACTCTTGTGAAGGCTCTAGAAGAAGCTGTACCTGAAGACGTGCGCGGAAAACTTACAGCTTCTGTAACTGAAATTTTACATTCCAAACGAGAAACTTTCAGTTTAGGTGCATTGAATCGACTTGGCTGGAACAATGTAAGACCAACCACTACCAAGACATTGGCCCAGGAAAAGCTCAAAGATTCAGATCATGAAAGCGGGCTTAAGGATACCAAAATGGTTGATCAGAACAGGATTTCTGCAACCGCTTTTGAGGGGGATCTGAAAGACATTAATATGACAAATGATGATAAACCTGGAGAAAGCATCGAATCGTCACAGGGAAAGCCTTCTCAAACTTCTGAACCTGTTGGAACAGCGACAGAAATTGGAACTGAACAGCCTTATAAATCAGATAAAGCTAATTATGGAACCAATGATAGCAGTGAAGGGCAGCATATAACAGAACAGGACAATGAAATGACTCCAAAGCAAGTTTCTGATGATCAGTCAGTGGCCAACTGTAATGGGCCTTCTAAAGAAAGGGAGCAATCAGCAGATGCTACAACAGACCAGAATCTACAATCTAACACAACAACAGAAAAGGAAGGTGACACAAGTCGCACAGGTGAAGATAAGACTGCTCATAATGTGAATGATCAAAGCACACAAGTCTCTAAAACAGAAGAATCAAAACCTTCCCCCATTACTGTGACCCAGGCATTAGATGCATTAACTGGGTTTGATGACTCGACTCAAATGGCTGTCAACAGTGTTTTTGGAGTTCTTGAAAATATGATTGATCAGTTTGAGAAACAACAGGACTCTGAGAATGGTGAAAGTGCTGATGGAAATGATGGTATCACTTCCGTGGATGAGACAGAATCTCATGTGAAAGAGAATACAGAGAATGTGTCAAGTGGAGAAGATATAAACCACTCATCTAAACAACCAGAAGGTAGCAGTCCTGGAAAAACTGATTCAATCATGTCCAAATATGATTGTGCTTTTGGTGAGGAAAATCCCAATTTAAGCATTGTTTCATATGGTAGAGGAAAAATGAGATATTACCGAGGAAACAAAGTTGGTGATCATGTGGGTGCTGATGGTATCGAGCGAGTCAGTGGCTTGCCTGACTATTTATTAGATATAGCTGTCAACTCTTACTTGAAGGCGCAATATGCAATGTATCTTCGTGAATTTCTTTACACAGAATTGCAACTCAAATCACCAGAGTCTAATTCAGCAACTGATCTTTTCCTTGATCCACAAGAGGGTAAATGGAAAATTGAAGAACAGATGGGCAATGTGCAAAATGACAATTTTGAATCCTCACAAGAGTCATCTAAGATGGACAATGCTATTGAGCCACCCTACTTTATACCAGGAAAAAATCCAGACATCGCATACAAGTCCAATAAATGGAATAATACAGTAGCAACCAGGTCAAAACCTGGTAATGATTTGAACGAGGCACTTACACACTTTGTTAGAGATGAACTATCAAGTGCCCTTAAAATTGAAGTTGGTCGCAAAATAGGGATAACAGATACTAAGCAACTTGAAAGGAGTCTTGCAAATGATGTAGAACAGATTGCTGCTGAAGTTTCTAAAACTGTTGTCCTTGACTGTGAGTTGTATTCAGCCATACATGTGCAAAGAAGTCCAACAACTATCAAGTTTGGTTCAACACATGGAAAAAATGTTGTTGAAGCTGTGTCGACTGCAGTTCAGCAATCTCAGCATCTGAGGAATATTCTTCCTGTCGGTGTCATAGTTGGTGTAACTTTGGCATGTTTGAGAAATTACTTCCATGTTGGTGTCTCTAAGCATGGTGACCATATGATAGCCACTATGAAGTCAGATATTTTTGGTGAGGAAGTTATTGTTCAGGACAGCAGCAAAGAGAATGTTCAGGATAGTGGAAAAGCAAATACAAACGATAATAATATTGAAAAAACCAGTGGGGAGAACCAGCAGGATATGACGAAGTCACAGGGTCAAGATATGATGGTCGGGGCTGTGACGGCTGCCCTAGGTGCTTCTGCTTTGGTAGCACATCAA CAAAATAAGGATGAAAATTGCAAGGATTTTGTTGAGATAGAAGGTGCCAAACATGAGGAAACTGCACAGGAAAAGAGCCAGAACAGTTTGATGAGCAGTTTTGCTGAGAAAGCCATGTCTGTGGCAGGACCTGTAGTTCCCACAAAGGGTGATGGTGAGGTTGATCATGAAAG GCTTGTTGCAGTTCTAGCTGAACTCGGACAAAAGGGTGGGTTTTTGAGGTTCATTGGAAAAATTGCTCTACTCTGGGGCGGAATTCGTGGTGCTATGAGCTTAACTGATAGGCTTATCTCATTCTTACGTATCAGTGAGCGGCCCTTATTTCAGAG GATTATGGGATTTTCTTTAATGGTTCTCATCCTATGGTCCCCTGTTGTGATTCCTCTACTGCCAACGCTTGTTCAAAGTTGGACAATAAGTGCTTCAACGGGGATTATCGGATATGCTTGCATTGTTGGATTGTACATTTCTATAATGATACTTGTCATGCTGTGGGGCAAAAGGATACGTGGCTATGAGGATCCAGTTGAGCAATATGGGATGAATATTTGGTCGGCGTCTAGG CTGCGAGAGTTTTTTCAAGGTTTGGTTGGAGGCGTAACGGTCGTAGGGTTGGTGCACTCGATAAGCATTCTACTCGGTTTTGCAGCGTTTCGGACAGGGTTCTCTTCATCTTTAGCTAGACCCCTTGATCTTCTCAAGTCTTCTAGTAATGTGTTTCTGCTAGCTCTTCGAGGGCTTGCCACAGCAACTAGCATTGCTGTTGTGGAAGAAATGGTTTTCAGATCATGGCTTCCAGAGGAAATTGCAGTTGATCTTGGTTACTACAATGCCATTCTGATATCTGGACTTGTGTTTTCTCTAATTCATCG GTCACTACCCTCAGTACCAGGTTTCTTGCTACTTTCTCTGGTACTTTTTGGGCTTAGGCAGAGGACACAAGGAAAGCTTGCTGCACCCATTGGCCTACGTTCTGGAATCATGACTGCCAGTTATTTAATACAAAGCAGTGGTGTTTTAACATCCAAACCTGAAACACCGTTTTGGATGATTAGCACTTACCATCTGCATCCTTTTGATGGTGTTATCGGCTTAAGTATCTGCTCCTTGCTTGCTATCTTTTTCTTCCCTCAAAAGCCTGTTCAGAAGGATACATCTGTGTGA